From a single Adhaeribacter swui genomic region:
- a CDS encoding OmpA family protein — MNRFYLIALLAVLAGFTSCKTLSSVGKADKKFAQGEYEEAIRLYQQALKNTNEPGPVNFKLAESYRLSNRIAQAEPFYQAALNTGLKKEEAIFYYGLALKANAKYNEAGAQFSRYAEAGSNKLLVSRAQREAGNLGAIPEIINTKTYNEVKPLDQLNTEAAEFAPTLLNGELYFSSTRDGKKYAGNGEGFNDIFAIRFDDSVQLTGGSVRKIGAPINTPDAHEAAVTFSKDGTTMIFARSNTGKRKGTLNVDLYVSRFKGTWSEPRLLSINSKDAWDSSPVLSPDGKTLYFASDRKGGQGGNDIYRSTLDAQGRFSAPENLGPEINTPGNENFPFVAADGTLYISSDGHPGLGNLDIFRIDNGKPVNLGVPVNSNADDFAPYMLNNESGYFSSNRAGGKGSDDIYFFKKAKPKLVNFYVDVTVRELLPNTTNYRPMSRIRVELQDAKGTAVDQAFTSPDGKLSFKLDTATAYSILAENPGYFAARRAITTIGKTPPQAQLTQPETDIRLTADLILSKIVKDKPIVVENIYYDLDKADIRPDAAIELDKIVQTLNDNPKITIELSSHTDVRGKDAYNLDLSQRRAQSAVDYIISKGIASNRITAKGYGETRLIVKNAKTEEEHQRNRRTEFKVTRIAQ, encoded by the coding sequence ATGAATAGATTTTACCTGATTGCCTTGCTCGCCGTCTTGGCGGGATTTACTTCTTGCAAAACCTTAAGCAGCGTAGGAAAAGCCGATAAAAAATTTGCGCAGGGCGAATACGAAGAAGCCATTCGTTTATACCAGCAGGCCCTTAAAAATACGAACGAACCCGGCCCCGTAAATTTTAAATTAGCCGAATCGTACCGTCTATCAAACCGCATTGCACAAGCCGAGCCTTTTTACCAGGCCGCCCTTAATACCGGCTTAAAAAAAGAAGAAGCGATCTTTTACTATGGCTTGGCCTTAAAAGCCAACGCCAAATACAACGAAGCCGGCGCCCAGTTTTCGCGTTACGCCGAAGCGGGCAGTAATAAACTTTTGGTATCGCGCGCCCAACGCGAAGCGGGCAATCTGGGAGCTATTCCGGAAATAATCAACACCAAAACCTACAACGAAGTAAAACCATTAGATCAATTAAATACCGAAGCGGCGGAGTTTGCCCCTACCCTGCTCAACGGCGAATTGTATTTCTCTTCTACCCGCGATGGTAAAAAATATGCCGGCAACGGCGAGGGTTTTAACGATATTTTTGCAATTCGTTTCGATGATTCGGTTCAATTAACCGGTGGCTCTGTCCGGAAAATCGGCGCGCCCATTAACACCCCCGATGCCCACGAAGCAGCCGTAACTTTTAGTAAAGACGGTACCACTATGATTTTTGCCCGCAGCAATACCGGCAAGCGCAAAGGTACTTTAAACGTAGATTTATACGTTTCGCGGTTTAAAGGCACTTGGTCGGAGCCGCGGTTACTCAGCATCAACAGTAAAGATGCCTGGGATTCATCGCCGGTACTTTCGCCGGATGGCAAAACCTTGTATTTTGCCTCCGACCGCAAAGGCGGCCAGGGCGGCAACGATATTTACCGCTCTACATTGGATGCGCAAGGCCGGTTCTCCGCTCCCGAAAACTTAGGTCCGGAAATTAATACGCCGGGCAACGAAAACTTCCCGTTTGTTGCCGCCGACGGCACTTTGTATATTTCTTCCGATGGCCATCCGGGCTTAGGTAATTTAGATATTTTCCGGATAGATAACGGCAAACCTGTAAACCTGGGCGTACCCGTTAATTCCAATGCCGACGATTTTGCTCCGTACATGCTCAACAACGAGTCGGGTTATTTTTCGTCGAACCGGGCCGGTGGTAAAGGCAGCGACGACATTTACTTTTTTAAGAAAGCGAAGCCTAAACTGGTTAATTTCTACGTAGACGTTACCGTTCGGGAGTTATTACCCAATACTACCAATTACCGACCCATGAGCCGGATCCGGGTAGAGTTGCAAGATGCCAAAGGTACCGCCGTCGATCAGGCTTTTACCTCGCCAGATGGTAAACTCAGCTTTAAACTGGATACAGCTACGGCTTACTCGATACTAGCCGAAAATCCCGGTTATTTTGCGGCCCGCCGGGCCATAACCACCATTGGTAAAACCCCGCCGCAAGCCCAACTCACCCAACCCGAAACCGACATTCGCCTAACAGCTGATTTAATTTTAAGCAAAATTGTGAAAGACAAACCAATCGTAGTGGAGAATATTTACTACGATTTAGATAAAGCTGATATCCGTCCGGATGCCGCCATCGAACTGGATAAGATTGTACAAACGTTAAACGACAATCCCAAAATTACCATCGAGTTGAGCTCCCACACCGACGTTCGCGGCAAAGACGCTTATAACTTAGATTTGTCGCAGCGCCGGGCCCAGTCGGCCGTAGATTATATCATTTCAAAAGGTATTGCCTCGAACCGAATTACTGCTAAAGGTTACGGCGAAACGCGCCTGATTGTAAAGAACGCCAAAACCGAAGAAGAACACCAGCGTAACCGCCGCACGGAGTTTAAAGTAACCCGCATTGCGCAGTAG
- a CDS encoding AIR synthase related protein encodes MENRYLRRGVSASKEDVHAAIKNIDKGLFPKAFCKIIPDILGNDPDYCNLMHADGAGTKSALAYLYWRETGDLSVWKGIAQDAIIMNTDDLLCVGATDTILLSSTIGRNKNLVPGEVIAAIINGTEEILQMLRDNGIGIYSTGGETADVGDLVRTIIVDSTVTARMRRDEVISNHTIQPGDVIVGFASFGQATYETEYNGGMGSNGLTSARHDVFHKYLAEKYPESFDPGVPSDLVYSGKYKLTDEVTGTGLDVGKLVLSPTRTYAPLVKEILNQHRANIHGMVHCSGGGQTKVLHFTDQVHIIKDNLFDIPPLFQIIQEESQTNWAEMYKVFNMGHRLEIYLNEAYAADLIAIAQSFNIEAKIIGRVEASEKNELTIKSPFGEFNY; translated from the coding sequence ATGGAAAACAGGTATTTGCGGCGGGGTGTTTCGGCCTCGAAAGAAGACGTACACGCAGCGATAAAAAATATTGACAAAGGGCTTTTCCCGAAGGCTTTCTGCAAAATAATCCCGGATATCCTGGGCAACGACCCGGATTACTGCAACCTCATGCACGCCGACGGTGCGGGCACCAAATCGGCGTTAGCCTACCTGTACTGGCGCGAAACCGGTGATCTTTCGGTTTGGAAAGGAATTGCCCAGGATGCCATTATCATGAACACCGACGATTTGCTGTGCGTAGGTGCTACCGATACTATTTTGCTGTCGTCAACTATTGGCCGGAACAAAAACCTGGTTCCCGGCGAAGTAATTGCTGCCATTATTAACGGCACCGAAGAAATTTTACAAATGCTTCGCGACAATGGCATTGGTATTTACAGCACTGGCGGCGAAACCGCCGATGTAGGCGATTTAGTGAGAACCATTATTGTGGATAGCACCGTAACGGCCCGCATGCGCCGCGACGAAGTTATCTCGAACCATACCATCCAGCCCGGTGATGTAATTGTAGGTTTTGCTTCGTTCGGGCAAGCTACCTACGAAACCGAGTACAACGGCGGCATGGGCAGCAATGGCTTAACTTCCGCGCGTCATGATGTTTTCCATAAGTATTTAGCCGAGAAGTATCCGGAAAGCTTCGACCCGGGCGTTCCCTCCGACTTAGTCTATTCTGGCAAATACAAACTCACGGATGAAGTAACTGGCACCGGTTTAGATGTGGGTAAATTAGTACTTTCGCCTACCCGCACCTACGCTCCTTTAGTTAAAGAAATCTTAAATCAGCATCGCGCCAATATTCACGGCATGGTGCATTGCAGTGGTGGCGGCCAAACCAAAGTATTGCATTTCACCGACCAAGTACACATTATCAAAGACAACTTATTTGATATACCGCCGCTGTTCCAAATCATTCAGGAAGAAAGCCAGACCAACTGGGCCGAAATGTACAAAGTATTTAATATGGGGCACCGTTTAGAAATTTACCTCAACGAGGCTTATGCGGCAGACTTAATAGCTATTGCCCAATCTTTTAACATAGAGGCCAAAATCATTGGCCGGGTAGAAGCAAGTGAAAAGAATGAGCTTACCATTAAAAGCCCTTTTGGCGAATTCAATTATTAG
- a CDS encoding beta strand repeat-containing protein, whose translation MNVASSAITFTIENNGNANLTISDVALSGADANQFTLNKSKTTSQIVAGGTTSFTVSFYPKNNTPSIKSASIIITNNDSDEGTYIINLTATAVILPATITSIDPNTGAGIGATVTITGTNLINTTEVTFNGVPASFTINSNTKITAPVPVGATTGLLSITNPVGTITSAQSYNIIPKITGFNPNIAAIGSTVVITGTSFTGATAVTFNGVEAASFIVNSDTQISAVVPANTSTGFISVTTPSGTGTSTSSFSPSPVITSIVGPGGDNSAVIGNTVIINGTSFTSAATVKFVDKNGATITAPKTYINNTQINAVVPFGAVSGQVTVTTSAATASANITIINTTYTWNSKNGEWNNANNWTPARTNPTANDILMFDGKITGTTTGAATVSLNFTSPETIGYLGLINDANVTFSVATDKILNIDNNVSEKEDLFIESGAKLFFTNSTAGADLMINLLPGETGIIAGGLEFNGTGAAEHRLIANNRANNGNTLIFQSSSTFSAKGNFTGSPFGSEFNNSVQFSSNAKYYNQSPAAGSPFGNSSSSTVVVFDPNTLYRHDIDKPLDLLNRTYGTIEINNVAFNQTVIGIGNLTIQKDLILTNATTFNLNLIGNITIGRNITITKGSLNFNPASATTIRLDGTGATGKNGAIQQSSGATGGSINLGPNAHMIVETDAIITVTKTVAGTGRVTINGTLRSGSANTVGISGSATTPFASTLQPLSFNPGSTVEYNGTGSQTISGENYANLTISGVRTAEAIITLPNALRVSGTFTIAPTGIAPTFDMNTNNNTIEFNGNNQIIPAFNYKNLVISGTADKVLEANVSITGNLSMVANNINTNGHFLILGETATITGEASGRYVVGNLSTLRNITSALGSDFGGMGITIGLGPLGSQNLGLTTVNRITGPGANVIVEGRRGINRRWEVLPTNQPTEPINVTLSWVADDDNGKDLTKARVWKTKGDDATTFYDVSTSNQNVAKDRTITATVSSFSIFTVSDQNNPLPVELMAFEVTKKGSTALLTWQTATEQNNQGFAVEISTDARLYKEVGFVESQNSNSSAVQNYTFTHRIGQAGTFYYRLKQTDWNGTTKYFGPKALTFDQVIPALSVYPNPVTSNTPALSVLIGSSEPESATITITDVLGKVVYSKNILVGPTHNEVKVDLRNQATGVYIIRVISPSTGTNQIRIVKQ comes from the coding sequence GTGAATGTTGCTAGTTCTGCGATAACCTTTACTATCGAAAATAACGGCAATGCTAATTTAACAATTTCGGATGTTGCTTTATCCGGGGCAGATGCTAATCAGTTTACGCTTAATAAATCAAAAACTACCTCCCAGATAGTTGCTGGTGGCACTACTTCCTTTACGGTAAGTTTCTATCCTAAAAATAACACACCATCGATTAAAAGTGCGTCTATAATCATCACGAATAATGACTCAGATGAAGGAACCTACATTATCAACTTAACTGCAACTGCCGTTATTTTACCTGCTACTATTACCTCTATTGACCCAAATACAGGGGCAGGTATTGGAGCAACAGTGACGATTACCGGCACCAACTTGATTAATACAACTGAGGTAACTTTTAACGGAGTACCTGCTTCTTTTACTATAAATAGTAATACGAAAATTACTGCACCTGTTCCTGTGGGTGCTACTACTGGTTTGCTAAGCATCACTAACCCGGTAGGCACCATAACAAGCGCTCAATCTTATAATATAATCCCGAAAATAACTGGCTTTAATCCTAACATAGCAGCAATTGGGAGCACCGTAGTAATTACCGGAACCAGTTTTACCGGAGCAACTGCAGTCACTTTTAATGGTGTTGAAGCTGCCTCTTTTATTGTAAACAGCGACACACAAATTTCTGCGGTAGTACCGGCTAATACATCCACTGGCTTTATCTCGGTAACAACCCCTAGTGGAACAGGAACCAGCACCAGCAGTTTCTCTCCATCACCGGTTATTACCTCTATAGTAGGGCCTGGAGGCGATAATTCAGCAGTTATTGGCAACACCGTAATAATTAATGGCACCAGCTTTACATCTGCCGCTACTGTTAAGTTTGTAGATAAAAACGGGGCTACCATTACTGCTCCTAAAACTTATATAAATAATACGCAAATAAATGCTGTTGTGCCTTTTGGTGCAGTTTCGGGGCAGGTTACTGTAACTACCTCCGCAGCAACGGCTAGCGCCAATATCACTATTATAAATACCACCTATACTTGGAATAGTAAAAACGGAGAATGGAACAACGCTAACAACTGGACTCCCGCCCGCACGAATCCTACGGCCAATGATATTCTTATGTTTGATGGTAAAATTACAGGCACTACTACTGGTGCAGCAACTGTTAGTTTAAACTTTACCTCGCCAGAAACCATTGGCTATTTAGGTTTGATTAATGATGCTAATGTAACTTTTTCGGTGGCAACTGATAAAATTTTAAATATTGATAATAACGTTTCAGAAAAAGAAGATTTATTTATCGAAAGTGGAGCAAAGTTATTCTTTACTAATTCAACGGCTGGCGCTGACTTGATGATTAACTTATTACCCGGAGAAACAGGTATTATAGCAGGAGGGTTAGAATTTAATGGCACTGGAGCCGCGGAGCACCGCTTAATAGCTAATAATAGAGCCAACAATGGAAATACCTTAATATTTCAATCATCCAGTACTTTTTCAGCTAAAGGCAATTTTACTGGTTCTCCATTCGGTAGCGAATTCAATAATTCCGTACAATTTTCTTCTAATGCTAAATATTACAACCAATCACCTGCTGCGGGATCTCCGTTTGGCAATTCTAGTTCTAGTACGGTAGTAGTATTTGATCCTAATACTTTGTATCGTCACGATATAGATAAACCTTTAGATTTATTAAATCGCACATATGGGACCATCGAGATCAATAATGTTGCGTTTAATCAAACTGTAATTGGCATCGGCAATCTAACCATTCAAAAAGATTTAATTTTAACAAATGCAACAACATTTAACCTCAACCTAATTGGCAACATTACCATAGGTCGGAACATAACAATTACCAAGGGCAGCCTCAATTTTAATCCAGCTTCTGCTACAACTATTCGACTAGATGGTACCGGTGCCACTGGCAAAAATGGGGCAATACAACAAAGTAGTGGGGCAACTGGTGGTTCTATAAACTTAGGCCCAAACGCCCATATGATAGTTGAAACGGATGCTATTATCACCGTTACAAAAACGGTTGCCGGCACTGGTAGAGTAACTATTAATGGAACCTTGCGATCCGGTTCAGCAAACACGGTTGGCATATCGGGTAGTGCTACTACGCCTTTTGCGAGTACATTACAACCTCTATCTTTTAACCCCGGCTCCACTGTAGAGTATAATGGTACTGGGTCACAAACTATTTCTGGGGAAAATTATGCTAACCTAACTATAAGTGGTGTAAGAACTGCTGAGGCGATTATTACTTTACCAAATGCATTAAGAGTTTCTGGCACTTTTACCATAGCTCCTACTGGCATTGCTCCTACCTTTGATATGAACACTAATAACAATACTATCGAGTTCAACGGTAATAATCAGATAATACCTGCTTTTAATTATAAAAATTTGGTTATATCCGGTACTGCTGATAAGGTACTAGAAGCTAATGTTAGTATTACTGGTAATCTTAGTATGGTGGCTAATAATATAAATACCAATGGCCATTTTTTAATTTTAGGGGAAACTGCCACTATTACCGGCGAAGCTTCAGGCCGTTATGTAGTAGGAAATTTAAGTACTCTCCGGAACATAACAAGTGCTTTAGGTTCTGACTTTGGTGGGATGGGCATTACCATAGGCTTAGGCCCATTAGGTTCACAAAACCTGGGTCTCACAACCGTAAACCGGATTACCGGCCCTGGAGCTAACGTTATAGTTGAAGGTAGACGAGGTATTAACCGTAGGTGGGAGGTATTACCAACCAATCAACCCACCGAACCTATCAATGTTACTTTATCCTGGGTAGCTGATGATGACAATGGCAAGGACTTAACAAAAGCCCGGGTCTGGAAAACCAAAGGAGATGATGCAACTACCTTTTACGATGTAAGTACATCTAACCAGAATGTCGCCAAAGACCGCACGATTACCGCTACGGTATCTTCTTTTTCTATTTTTACAGTTTCTGACCAGAATAACCCTTTACCCGTGGAGCTGATGGCTTTTGAGGTAACCAAGAAAGGCAGTACTGCCCTGCTAACCTGGCAAACCGCTACCGAACAAAACAATCAAGGCTTTGCCGTGGAAATATCTACCGATGCCCGGCTTTATAAAGAAGTCGGCTTTGTAGAGTCGCAGAACTCTAACTCTAGCGCAGTGCAGAATTATACATTTACCCACCGGATAGGGCAAGCTGGAACGTTTTACTACCGTTTAAAGCAAACGGACTGGAACGGTACGACGAAATACTTCGGTCCCAAAGCCCTTACCTTCGATCAGGTAATACCCGCCTTATCAGTGTACCCCAATCCAGTAACCAGCAATACACCGGCTTTGTCGGTGTTGATTGGTAGCAGTGAACCGGAAAGTGCCACTATAACAATAACGGATGTACTTGGCAAAGTGGTTTATAGCAAAAACATTCTCGTGGGTCCAACGCACAACGAAGTAAAAGTAGATTTAAGGAACCAAGCCACTGGCGTGTATATCATTCGCGTAATTTCTCCTTCTACCGGAACTAACCAAATCCGTATTGTTAAGCAGTAA
- a CDS encoding beta strand repeat-containing protein — translation MKHFYYNSKFINKLKCLCLLLLFITGYANAQTNVPEINIKQGTADKANGSSYAFADQNVNTFSNAVTFTIENNGTANLTILDITLSGDNADQFTLVKNVTPTAVTAGGNTTFTINFSPKNNVPSAKNAVITIVNDDEDESTYTINLTGKAVILNANITSFTPASAAVGATVTINGVNLINTTNVSFNGVPASSFAVVSDVQVTAVIPSEATNGPISLINPVGEVTSSGTIKILPTITGFSPAFGPVDNTTVTITGTGFIGATSVKFYNNITAVDFKVNSSTQIIAKVPAGTTLGPISVTTPGGTATSTQAFAPPPTITSLSATFGIIGNQVAINGTNFPNTATTIIKFTGKDGVNTVTATKTGTQTSTRLNVIVPIGAITGPITVTTIAGSVSSSVFSITNTTYTWNSATGDWTEPTNWTPSRTSPSANDILQFDGSVVQNPIVTLNFASTETIGYLGLSNAANVTFTVADDKTLNIANNVASGADFVVAAGCNLTVTNSTAGADLTINMTTTSGQTGSVAGVITFQGTGTANHQLLANTSGLTFAAGGRFIAESNLSGSPFGTAPKSAVTFANGSFYNNRSLNSLPFGAVSPNAVVIFNSGSTYIHEVNSAPDIIDRTYGTFIINVNAFNQTITGTGALRILNNLTLTAPTPTGTPSPIFNLNLAGNITISGILTVSSGTLSFNPVAASTLTVTNNVVTNNSGIINFNSSYATTVSLGGSVTLNGTGRLNLDNSSEVTTVRLTGANKTISGTGTFFLGSRANMSIESNASVTLSKSITGAGTLTVNGTVRTANTNGLTPLLSTLTSLTINPGSTVVYNGTGTQTISAIDYANLTISGPRAGKVITLPTTLRISGSFSPSATNAVYDNIANTTIEFNGGEQTIPAILTYAYNNLVISGTGNKVLGANIRVSKNLKMAGKNLDASDYNLILEGTATITGETANSYVIGNLSTTRNITAAAGSNFGGMGISIGLGPLGSQNLGLVTVNRVSGSSILIESTGNEGINRYWEVLPSNQPTAPINVTLSWVADDDNGKNLTKARVWKTEGNDATTFYDVSKADQDASNHSITATVSSFSIFTVSDQNNPLPVELLAFEVTKKGSTALLTWQTATEKNNQGFAVEVSTNAQLYKEVGFVESPHSNSSVVQNYTFTHRIGQAGTFYYRLKQTDWNGTTKYFGPKALTFDQVIPALSVYPNPVTSNTPALSVLIGSSEPESAAVTITDVLGKVVYSKSILVGPTHNEVKVDLSNQAAGVYIIRVISPSTGTNQTRIVKQ, via the coding sequence ATGAAGCATTTCTACTACAATTCAAAATTTATAAATAAACTGAAGTGTTTATGCCTGCTATTGTTGTTTATAACAGGTTATGCAAATGCGCAAACCAATGTACCTGAAATTAATATTAAACAAGGAACGGCTGATAAAGCGAACGGTTCTAGTTATGCTTTTGCTGATCAGAATGTAAATACCTTTAGCAATGCCGTAACATTTACTATTGAGAATAATGGTACCGCTAACTTAACTATTTTGGATATTACCTTATCCGGAGATAATGCCGATCAGTTTACATTAGTTAAAAATGTAACGCCAACGGCAGTTACAGCAGGAGGGAATACCACATTTACAATTAATTTTTCGCCTAAAAATAATGTACCCTCAGCAAAAAATGCAGTTATCACTATTGTAAATGACGATGAAGATGAGAGTACTTATACTATTAACCTAACGGGTAAGGCTGTTATTCTTAATGCTAATATTACCTCCTTTACTCCTGCATCAGCCGCTGTCGGAGCTACTGTTACAATAAATGGCGTTAATTTAATAAATACAACCAATGTCAGTTTTAATGGTGTTCCGGCTAGTAGTTTTGCAGTTGTAAGCGATGTTCAAGTTACTGCCGTGATACCTAGTGAAGCTACTAATGGCCCAATTAGTTTAATTAACCCGGTTGGTGAAGTTACAAGCTCTGGAACAATTAAAATCTTACCAACAATTACTGGTTTTAGTCCAGCATTTGGCCCGGTTGATAATACAACTGTAACTATTACAGGAACCGGCTTTATCGGGGCAACTTCCGTAAAATTTTATAACAACATAACCGCTGTAGATTTTAAAGTAAACAGCAGTACGCAAATTATTGCCAAAGTTCCGGCCGGAACTACTCTAGGCCCTATTTCTGTAACTACCCCAGGAGGTACTGCTACAAGTACGCAAGCTTTCGCTCCTCCGCCAACTATTACTTCACTTAGTGCTACTTTTGGGATAATAGGGAACCAAGTAGCCATTAATGGCACTAACTTTCCTAATACGGCAACTACCATTATAAAATTTACTGGTAAAGATGGCGTAAATACAGTAACAGCCACTAAAACAGGTACTCAAACAAGTACCCGCCTAAATGTTATTGTGCCAATCGGTGCAATAACTGGCCCTATCACCGTAACAACGATCGCCGGATCAGTTAGCAGTTCTGTATTTAGCATTACCAATACTACTTACACCTGGAATAGTGCGACAGGAGATTGGACAGAACCAACCAACTGGACTCCTAGCCGGACTTCCCCTTCGGCTAATGATATATTACAGTTTGATGGAAGCGTTGTTCAGAACCCAATCGTTACTTTAAATTTTGCCTCTACTGAAACTATTGGATATTTAGGTTTAAGCAATGCCGCAAACGTTACCTTTACAGTGGCAGATGATAAAACTTTAAATATTGCAAACAACGTAGCTTCAGGCGCCGACTTTGTGGTTGCAGCTGGTTGTAACCTAACCGTTACCAACTCTACTGCTGGGGCAGATTTAACTATCAATATGACTACAACATCAGGTCAAACTGGGAGCGTAGCTGGCGTTATTACTTTTCAGGGTACAGGCACCGCTAATCATCAATTATTAGCGAATACAAGTGGATTAACATTTGCGGCTGGTGGCAGATTTATTGCTGAGTCAAACCTTTCTGGTTCCCCTTTTGGTACAGCTCCCAAAAGTGCTGTAACTTTCGCTAATGGCTCATTTTACAATAATCGATCACTAAATTCTTTACCATTCGGAGCCGTCAGCCCTAATGCGGTAGTAATATTTAATTCAGGAAGCACTTATATTCACGAAGTAAACAGCGCACCAGATATTATAGACCGCACGTATGGGACCTTTATTATAAATGTAAATGCATTTAATCAAACAATTACAGGTACTGGAGCATTAAGAATTTTAAATAATTTAACGTTAACAGCCCCTACCCCAACAGGAACTCCATCGCCTATTTTTAACTTAAATTTAGCAGGGAATATCACTATTTCGGGTATTTTAACTGTAAGTAGTGGTACTTTAAGTTTCAATCCTGTAGCGGCTAGTACCCTAACAGTAACAAATAATGTGGTAACTAACAATTCCGGTATTATAAACTTTAATTCATCTTACGCTACAACTGTATCTTTAGGAGGTAGCGTCACGCTTAATGGGACTGGCAGATTAAATTTAGATAATTCTTCTGAGGTAACTACAGTCCGATTAACTGGTGCTAATAAAACTATTTCCGGAACAGGTACCTTCTTCCTGGGCTCAAGGGCAAATATGAGCATTGAATCTAATGCTTCTGTAACCTTATCTAAAAGTATAACCGGGGCAGGCACCCTAACAGTAAATGGTACGGTAAGAACGGCCAATACCAACGGTTTAACTCCCCTTTTAAGTACCCTAACATCTCTAACCATAAACCCGGGCTCAACAGTAGTTTATAACGGTACCGGAACACAAACTATTTCTGCAATAGATTATGCCAATTTAACTATCTCGGGGCCAAGAGCTGGTAAGGTTATTACCTTACCAACTACTTTAAGAATTTCTGGTTCATTCTCTCCTTCGGCTACCAATGCTGTTTATGATAATATAGCAAATACTACTATTGAGTTTAATGGTGGGGAACAAACAATTCCTGCCATTCTCACTTACGCGTACAATAATTTAGTTATTTCTGGTACTGGTAATAAGGTATTAGGTGCCAATATTAGAGTTAGTAAAAATTTAAAAATGGCGGGTAAAAATTTAGACGCTAGTGATTATAACTTAATCTTAGAAGGGACTGCCACTATTACCGGAGAAACTGCGAATAGTTATGTAATAGGTAATTTAAGCACTACTCGTAATATTACTGCTGCTGCAGGTTCTAATTTTGGGGGGATGGGCATTTCCATAGGCTTGGGGCCATTAGGGTCGCAAAACCTGGGATTAGTTACCGTAAATCGCGTTTCCGGAAGTAGTATTCTTATAGAATCTACTGGTAATGAAGGAATTAATCGTTATTGGGAAGTATTACCCAGCAATCAGCCCACCGCACCTATTAACGTTACTTTATCCTGGGTAGCTGATGATGATAATGGCAAGAACTTAACCAAGGCCCGGGTCTGGAAAACCGAAGGAAATGATGCAACCACTTTTTACGACGTAAGTAAAGCAGACCAAGATGCCAGCAACCATAGTATTACCGCTACGGTATCTTCTTTTTCTATTTTCACGGTTTCTGATCAGAATAACCCTTTACCCGTGGAGCTGCTGGCTTTTGAGGTAACCAAGAAAGGCAGTACTGCCCTGCTAACCTGGCAAACCGCTACGGAAAAAAATAACCAAGGCTTTGCCGTGGAAGTTTCTACCAATGCCCAGCTTTATAAAGAAGTCGGCTTTGTGGAATCACCGCATTCTAACTCTAGTGTAGTGCAAAATTATACCTTTACTCACCGGATAGGGCAAGCTGGTACTTTTTACTACCGCTTAAAGCAAACGGACTGGAACGGTACGACGAAATACTTCGGTCCCAAAGCCCTTACCTTCGATCAGGTAATACCCGCCTTATCAGTGTACCCCAATCCAGTAACCAGCAATACACCGGCTTTATCGGTGTTAATTGGCAGCAGTGAGCCGGAAAGTGCCGCTGTTACAATAACGGATGTACTTGGCAAAGTGGTTTATAGCAAAAGCATTCTCGTGGGTCCAACGCACAACGAAGTAAAAGTAGATTTAAGTAACCAGGCAGCTGGCGTGTATATCATTCGCGTAATTTCTCCTTCTACGGGTACTAACCAAACCCGTATTGTTAAGCAGTAA